TGCCATCCTGGCCTTTGCACTCATGCTAAACCGTGCTTTTTCTGGGGTAGCCTCAATCAGGTCACCCTGTTCAAAAGTAGCACTATCGTCAAGCAGGCAATAGCCGGGCTTCATACGTTGCTCCAGAAGGCGCAATAACAATTTTTCTCCGTGCGCACGGTCAACAGCCAGGCCGGTTACTCTCACTTTCATTCTCATTCCCAGCTCATCGGCCATGTCACCCACTTTGTGGTCGAATTCCTGGTCCAAGATCGCAATGCTCAAAGAATCAGGAGGAATGAACTCACTCTTGCTAAGAGCAGCGGTTAGCTCGCTGTAAGCTTCTTCCTGCAAGCGTTTCATCAGTTTAGCGCGTAGATGATCTTGATCCTCGCTGGCTACTACGGACATCCGTCGCAGAGTTCCACCGCTGGTGCGTGCATCGTTCAGCACATCCGCTTGTGCTGCCAACTCCCCCTCGATGACATTGATTCTGAGTGCAGGCACGTTGCCTATTGGACCGGGCTCTGCTGCCAGGATACCCACGCGCACTGTAGCAAATAACTCACCAGGGAGCCAGGCATCAGCCACTGTGTAAAAGCGCACATTCTCGCCAGAGCTAGTGCGCACTACCGTGCCCTTGGTGATCGTCACTGGAATGGTGGTTCTATTGGCAAACACAACAGTCCCTTGCGCGTGTGCGTCCGGGACATCACGTCTGTCCGTGGTGGCAATTTTATCGCTGCCCTCGCGTTCGACGGAAACTAGGCGTGCGGGCACTTCTGCCAAACCGTAGTTAATATCCTTCAATCCGGCCACGCCGACGATCTCCATAGAGGCTTCTACCGCTTCGCTGACTGGTGTAAGGGTAACCGTAGCGCTGGGCAAGACAAACAGCAAGAACAGCGCCAAGGTCAGGAAGGACAACACGCTTACCAAAATACCGACATAAACCCGAGAATCTTTTCGTCGGACAGCCCTGATAGGCACCTGTCGGGCTGGCTGGGGAAGTGTTGTAACTGGGCTAGGTCGTGGTGGCAAGCCCTCCAGCCGGCGTCGGCGGCGTTCGTATAGGTGCAGGTTAGCTTTCTGGGCCTTCTCGATGGAGGGCAGCAGGATAAATCCAGCTTGCCTGGCCATGACATGGGTGCCTCTGTCCTCTATAACTAGAGCGATGCGCAAAGCTAGATTGTCAGCCCAGCGACGCAGTACCCTGAGGTTAACCTCGTTCCGCTCCAATGCTTCACAACCTCTGGGTACAAAGAGCACTACCTCCTGGTCTGTAGCCCGCTCCAGGAGGTTACGAATGACTGTGATATTCTCATCGCCTTGAAGCTCAATGATTTGCATGAACGCCTACGCGCGAAGCGGTTCTTCCGTGTTACTTTTGCTCTAACTTCTCTCTGACTTTGTGTTCCACCAGAGCCAGAGCTTCCCTCAGCTTGACAGCATCACCACCCCCGGCCTGCCCTATCTCGGGGCGTCCGCCACCGCTGCCCCCCATGGCTTTGGCGACTTCACCTACGAGCTTGCCAGCATGCAGCCCTCGCTTTACCAATTCGGGCGTTACGGCAGCTACCAGGCTAGGGTGATTTTCGATGATGGTTCCTAGTACGATCACTGAACCTGCGGCTTCTTGGCCCATGCGCTCCGCATATTGGCGCAGACCTTCCCGTGAAAGGTCAATCATTTCCCGCAGTTGCTCGACACTGTCGGCCTCCACCTGTGCAGCCAACACGTGCACACCGCCAATATCTTTTACTTGCTCCAAGA
The nucleotide sequence above comes from Chloroflexota bacterium. Encoded proteins:
- a CDS encoding baseplate J/gp47 family protein, which translates into the protein MQIIELQGDENITVIRNLLERATDQEVVLFVPRGCEALERNEVNLRVLRRWADNLALRIALVIEDRGTHVMARQAGFILLPSIEKAQKANLHLYERRRRRLEGLPPRPSPVTTLPQPARQVPIRAVRRKDSRVYVGILVSVLSFLTLALFLLFVLPSATVTLTPVSEAVEASMEIVGVAGLKDINYGLAEVPARLVSVEREGSDKIATTDRRDVPDAHAQGTVVFANRTTIPVTITKGTVVRTSSGENVRFYTVADAWLPGELFATVRVGILAAEPGPIGNVPALRINVIEGELAAQADVLNDARTSGGTLRRMSVVASEDQDHLRAKLMKRLQEEAYSELTAALSKSEFIPPDSLSIAILDQEFDHKVGDMADELGMRMKVRVTGLAVDRAHGEKLLLRLLEQRMKPGYCLLDDSATFEQGDLIEATPEKARFSMSAKARMAPAIEAKDVSTAIAGKTIEAAKEYLMHQFKLSSTPHIQLSNSLFQRLPWWAARIRVRISIR